The genomic region GTGGGGCAATCAGGCCGGTATAGCGCAGGTGCTTGTTGCCCTCGTTATCGGTCTTCACCAGTTCGGGATAGATTTTTTCCACTTCCTGTGCGATCAGACCAAGCTGTGTATTGCTGTCCTTTTCAGGGTCTTTCCAGTTGTAGCTCACACCACGCAGGCTAAGTACCTTGGCAAGTGCATTTTGCAGCGTTTGGATATCGG from Chitinophagales bacterium harbors:
- a CDS encoding tail fiber domain-containing protein; translated protein: DIQTLQNALAKVLSLRGVSYNWKDPEKDSNTQLGLIAQEVEKIYPELVKTDNEGNKHLRYTGLIAPLIEALKELSDENAALRTELESLTENQEGLKAEVELIKEQLLMQGKAK